The following are encoded in a window of Flavobacterium psychrotrophum genomic DNA:
- the rfbB gene encoding dTDP-glucose 4,6-dehydratase, whose translation MKILITGGAGFIGSHVVRRFVRNYPDYKIYNLDALTYAGNLENISDIEHEPNYAFIKADITDAAAITAIFKEHAFDGVIHLAAESHVDRSITDPLAFVNTNVLGTLNLLNAFKEVWAGNFDGKLFYHVSTDEVYGTLGAEGLFTETTPYSPNSPYSASKAASDHFVRAYGETYGMPFVLTNCSNNYGPNHFPEKLIPLFINNIIQNKPLPVYGDGNYTRDWLFVKDHAVAIDLVFHKGKNHQTYNIGGFNEWKNIDLVKLLCVIMDEKLGREKGTSEKLITYVKDRPGHDLRYAIDASKINKELGWEPSVTFEEGLDFTVNWFLDNHDWLKNVTSGEYLKYYEKQYSHGV comes from the coding sequence ATGAAGATATTGATTACAGGAGGTGCGGGATTTATAGGTTCGCACGTGGTTAGAAGGTTTGTAAGGAATTATCCGGATTATAAAATATATAATCTTGATGCGCTTACCTATGCCGGAAACCTTGAGAATATAAGCGATATAGAGCATGAGCCTAATTATGCTTTTATAAAAGCAGACATTACTGATGCTGCTGCCATAACGGCTATTTTTAAAGAGCATGCTTTTGACGGCGTAATACACCTTGCGGCAGAATCGCATGTAGACCGTTCTATTACAGATCCTCTTGCGTTTGTAAACACTAATGTTCTTGGTACGCTAAACCTGCTTAACGCTTTTAAAGAGGTTTGGGCAGGTAATTTTGATGGTAAACTATTTTACCATGTAAGTACAGATGAAGTATATGGTACACTGGGAGCCGAAGGGTTATTTACAGAGACAACACCTTATTCGCCAAACTCACCTTATTCTGCCAGTAAGGCAGCTTCAGATCATTTTGTAAGAGCGTATGGCGAAACTTACGGTATGCCTTTTGTACTTACAAATTGCAGTAACAACTATGGGCCAAACCATTTTCCTGAAAAACTTATACCACTATTTATAAATAACATCATACAAAATAAACCGCTTCCGGTTTATGGCGATGGTAATTATACCCGCGACTGGCTTTTTGTAAAAGATCACGCCGTTGCAATAGATCTTGTATTCCACAAAGGCAAAAACCATCAAACATATAATATAGGCGGCTTTAACGAGTGGAAGAACATTGATCTTGTAAAGCTGCTGTGCGTTATTATGGATGAGAAGCTTGGCAGGGAAAAAGGGACAAGCGAAAAGCTGATAACTTATGTAAAAGACCGTCCGGGGCACGACCTTAGGTATGCAATAGATGCATCTAAGATTAATAAAGAATTAGGTTGGGAGCCATCTGTTACTTTTGAGGAGGGCCTTGACTTTACAGTTAATTGGTTTTTAGATAACCATGACTGGCTTAAGAATGTAACATCTGGCGAATATTTAAAGTATTACGAAAAACAGTACTCCCACGGAGTGTAG
- the rfbA gene encoding glucose-1-phosphate thymidylyltransferase RfbA, translated as MKGIILAGGSGTRLHPLTLAVSKQLMPVYDKPMIYYPLSTLMMAGIREILIISTPKDLPLFRDLLGDGKKYGCSFQYAVQEQPNGLAEAFIIGEEFIGKDKVALILGDNIFYGAGLGKLLQSNVDPDGGIIYAYHVHDPERYGVVAFDKDGKALSIEEKPEVPKSNYAVPGIYFYDNEVVSIAKNIAPSHRGELEITDVNKYYLANNKLTVSILDRGTAWLDTGTFQSLMQASQFVEVIEERQGLKIGAIEGVAYEMGYISEAEFRDLCKPLLKSGYGRKLLSLIETK; from the coding sequence ATGAAAGGAATTATCTTGGCAGGAGGCTCTGGCACACGGTTACATCCGTTAACCCTTGCCGTAAGTAAGCAGCTTATGCCGGTTTATGACAAACCGATGATATATTATCCGCTTTCTACGCTAATGATGGCGGGCATCAGGGAGATACTTATTATTTCTACCCCAAAAGACCTCCCGCTTTTTAGGGATTTGCTGGGAGATGGAAAAAAATATGGCTGTAGTTTTCAGTACGCAGTACAAGAGCAGCCAAATGGGCTTGCAGAAGCCTTTATTATTGGCGAAGAATTTATAGGTAAGGATAAAGTTGCCCTTATACTGGGCGATAATATTTTTTATGGTGCCGGTCTGGGTAAACTACTGCAAAGTAATGTAGATCCTGATGGTGGTATTATTTATGCCTACCACGTGCACGACCCGGAAAGGTATGGTGTGGTAGCCTTTGATAAAGATGGAAAGGCGCTTAGCATTGAAGAAAAGCCCGAAGTGCCAAAGTCTAACTACGCGGTACCCGGTATTTACTTTTATGACAACGAGGTGGTAAGCATAGCAAAAAATATTGCGCCAAGCCACAGAGGAGAACTTGAAATTACTGATGTTAATAAATATTATCTTGCGAACAATAAGCTAACGGTAAGCATACTGGATAGAGGAACGGCATGGCTTGATACGGGTACGTTTCAATCGCTTATGCAGGCTTCGCAGTTTGTAGAAGTGATAGAGGAGCGCCAGGGCCTTAAAATAGGAGCTATTGAGGGTGTTGCTTATGAAATGGGGTATATTAGCGAGGCAGAATTTAGAGATTTATGTAAGCCATTGTTAAAAAGTGGATATGGGCGTAAGCTTTTATCATTGATCGAAACAAAATAA
- the rfbC gene encoding dTDP-4-dehydrorhamnose 3,5-epimerase — translation MNIVHTHLEGCFILEPRVFNDGRGYFYESYNKKTFDSATGLNVEFVQDNQSFSTRGVLRGLHYQTGDAAQAKLVRVISGTVLDVAVDLRKHSDTFGKYVAVELSSENKKQLFVPRGFAHGFVVLSEEAEFSYKCDNFYSKEHEGGIIYNDKSLAIDWQLSESELVVSEKDIVLPALENAIY, via the coding sequence ATGAATATAGTTCACACACACCTTGAGGGGTGTTTTATACTTGAGCCACGCGTTTTTAATGACGGCAGGGGCTATTTTTATGAGAGTTATAATAAGAAGACTTTTGATAGTGCTACAGGGCTTAATGTTGAGTTTGTACAGGATAACCAGTCTTTTTCTACGCGAGGGGTGCTGCGGGGCCTGCATTACCAGACAGGAGATGCTGCACAGGCTAAGTTAGTACGTGTAATTAGCGGCACGGTACTGGATGTAGCCGTAGACCTCAGAAAGCATTCTGATACCTTTGGTAAATATGTAGCAGTAGAATTAAGTAGCGAAAATAAGAAGCAGCTTTTTGTGCCCAGAGGTTTTGCACATGGTTTTGTAGTGCTTAGCGAAGAAGCAGAGTTTTCATATAAATGTGATAACTTTTATTCTAAAGAACATGAAGGCGGAATAATTTACAATGACAAAAGTCTTGCTATCGACTGGCAACTTTCGGAGTCTGAACTTGTTGTTTCTGAAAAAGATATAGTATTGCCTGCGCTGGAAAACGCTATATATTAA
- a CDS encoding NAD-dependent epimerase/dehydratase family protein — MHKILVTGAAGFIGFHLCKALVEKGYYVTGIDNINDYYDVNLKLDRLKELGIAEKNINNFEKINSGLHKNFNFAKLDIDNKQQLFKLCEDENFTIIVNLAAQAGVRYSLENPDVYVQSNVVGFLNILESARHFNVGKLVYASSSSIYGNSTDMPFAIQNRSDEPISLYAATKKSNELMAYTYSHLFNIETIGLRFFTVYGPWGRPDMAISLFTEAILNEKPIKVFNNGNQSRDFTYVDDIVNGLLSVILTEGKSPKQYQLYNIGNSRPVKLEDFISEIEKATGKKAIKQYLPMQPGDVESTWADMEDFKANYNYSPEVSVKEGVGNYVKWYTGYYK, encoded by the coding sequence ATGCATAAGATATTAGTAACAGGAGCAGCAGGATTTATAGGTTTTCATTTGTGCAAAGCGCTGGTGGAAAAAGGTTATTATGTTACAGGTATTGATAACATTAATGATTACTATGATGTAAACCTTAAGCTGGATCGTTTAAAGGAATTGGGTATAGCTGAAAAAAATATAAATAATTTCGAAAAAATTAACAGTGGGCTGCATAAAAATTTTAACTTTGCCAAGCTGGATATTGATAATAAGCAACAATTATTTAAACTTTGTGAGGACGAAAATTTTACAATAATTGTTAATTTAGCCGCTCAGGCGGGGGTACGATATTCGTTAGAGAATCCTGATGTTTATGTTCAGTCTAACGTTGTAGGTTTTTTAAACATACTGGAAAGTGCCCGTCATTTTAATGTTGGCAAATTAGTTTATGCCAGTTCGTCCAGTATTTATGGTAATAGCACAGATATGCCTTTTGCCATACAAAACAGATCTGACGAACCAATATCATTATACGCTGCCACAAAAAAGAGCAATGAGCTCATGGCATATACATACAGCCATTTATTCAATATAGAAACGATAGGATTGCGTTTCTTTACTGTTTACGGGCCCTGGGGAAGGCCTGATATGGCGATTAGTCTTTTTACTGAAGCAATTTTGAATGAAAAGCCTATAAAGGTATTTAACAATGGTAACCAGTCCAGAGATTTTACTTATGTAGACGATATTGTAAACGGTTTACTTTCTGTAATTCTTACAGAGGGTAAAAGTCCTAAGCAATATCAACTGTACAATATAGGTAACAGCAGGCCGGTAAAGCTTGAAGACTTTATAAGCGAGATTGAAAAAGCAACGGGTAAAAAGGCTATTAAGCAATATTTACCAATGCAGCCGGGCGATGTAGAAAGTACATGGGCCGATATGGAAGATTTTAAGGCTAATTATAATTATAGTCCTGAAGTTTCTGTAAAAGAAGGTGTTGGTAATTATGTGAAATGGTATACAGGATACTATAAATAG
- a CDS encoding mannose-1-phosphate guanylyltransferase translates to MSKVTHVILTGGVGSRLWPLSRKSRPKQYLPIFGGKSLFEMTAERNQDFADKVIVVGSRDNCHLSKEMMEKNNVTYLDIVEAVPRNTAAAIAFAAFAAEPDDILVVTPSDHIIEGAEAYRQAMDEAISKAKNNFIVTFGVHPTKPETGYGYIEHNGDEVISFREKPNQVTAQTFIDTGNFLWNSGMFCFKASVLLEELKLYQPEIYEKSQAAWSQAKEGRLDEALSMEIPSISIDYAVMERSKKIKVVPAIFKWSDLGSFDSVYEYLAKMGHKVDEFGNMVIGTSNYTAFLGLENTIFVYTEDANLILHKDHSQEVKNVYGKLEKENSILLN, encoded by the coding sequence ATGAGTAAAGTTACACACGTTATCCTTACAGGAGGAGTAGGCAGCCGTTTATGGCCATTATCAAGAAAAAGCAGACCAAAACAATATCTTCCGATATTTGGAGGGAAATCTCTTTTTGAGATGACAGCTGAAAGAAATCAGGACTTTGCAGATAAAGTTATTGTTGTAGGTAGCAGAGATAACTGCCACCTTAGCAAAGAAATGATGGAAAAAAATAATGTAACCTATCTTGATATTGTAGAGGCAGTGCCGAGAAATACTGCAGCTGCTATTGCGTTTGCGGCTTTTGCGGCAGAGCCTGACGATATACTTGTTGTAACACCATCTGATCATATTATTGAAGGTGCCGAAGCTTACAGGCAGGCTATGGATGAGGCTATAAGTAAAGCAAAAAATAATTTTATTGTAACCTTTGGGGTGCATCCTACAAAGCCCGAAACAGGTTATGGCTATATAGAACATAATGGAGATGAGGTTATTTCTTTTAGAGAAAAGCCAAACCAGGTTACTGCCCAGACATTTATAGATACCGGAAATTTTTTATGGAACAGTGGTATGTTTTGTTTTAAGGCAAGTGTATTGCTTGAAGAGCTAAAGTTGTACCAGCCAGAAATTTATGAAAAGTCTCAGGCAGCATGGAGCCAGGCTAAGGAAGGCAGGCTTGATGAAGCTTTATCTATGGAGATACCATCTATAAGTATTGACTATGCCGTTATGGAACGAAGCAAAAAAATAAAGGTTGTACCTGCCATATTTAAATGGTCAGATCTTGGATCTTTTGATTCGGTTTATGAATATCTTGCCAAAATGGGCCACAAGGTAGATGAATTTGGTAATATGGTTATAGGTACAAGCAATTATACTGCTTTCCTTGGTCTTGAAAATACAATATTTGTATACACAGAAGATGCCAATCTTATACTTCATAAGGATCATTCTCAGGAGGTAAAAAATGTTTACGGTAAACTTGAGAAAGAAAACTCAATATTGCTGAACTAG
- a CDS encoding lipopolysaccharide biosynthesis protein has product MSSSKKIAKNTLFLYFRMFLKMGAELYASRIVLNVLGVKDYGIYSVVGGVVVLFGFFNAAMTTATERFLAFDIGRNENEKLRNTFNATVIIHICIALLVLLLAETIGLWFVMNKLNVPEARMDAVFWVYQFSIFTFLVTVLQVPFNALIIAREEMNVYAMLSIAEVILKLFAVFLLTVVAFDKLTLYAGLLFLLATLIALCYRIYCLKNFEESKFKWFYDKEYFVSLISYSGWNLFGNIAVVAKGQGTNMLLNIFFGTVVNAAYGITMQVQGAVNTFVVSFQTAANPQIYKTFAQGDIAQMQKLMFQVSKFSYFVLFILVCPIIYNIDFILKWWLENPPVYASIFITLTLSNLLIETISQALITGALATGKIKWYQIVVGLTLCLNLPLNYIVFKFIPDPVMYIYVAILLSVVTLFLRLRFLKSMISLDVMRFFKDVLFPVISITAICGGLIYLLYYFNITSASFLELILVSALIVVLCLIVIVLVGLKKSEKAMIKSLITNRIKK; this is encoded by the coding sequence ATGTCAAGTTCAAAAAAAATAGCAAAAAATACACTTTTCCTTTATTTCAGGATGTTTCTAAAAATGGGTGCAGAGTTGTATGCATCGAGGATTGTGTTAAATGTTTTGGGAGTAAAAGACTACGGTATTTATAGTGTTGTAGGTGGTGTTGTTGTTTTGTTTGGCTTCTTTAATGCGGCCATGACTACAGCCACAGAACGTTTTCTGGCATTTGATATAGGGCGTAATGAAAATGAAAAATTACGCAATACTTTTAATGCTACCGTTATTATCCATATATGCATTGCATTGCTGGTGCTTTTACTTGCAGAAACCATTGGGCTTTGGTTTGTAATGAATAAGCTAAATGTGCCAGAGGCACGTATGGATGCTGTTTTTTGGGTATACCAATTTTCTATATTTACATTTTTGGTTACCGTATTGCAAGTGCCATTTAATGCCTTGATTATAGCTCGTGAGGAGATGAATGTTTATGCTATGCTAAGTATAGCAGAGGTTATCCTTAAGTTATTTGCAGTGTTTTTGTTAACTGTAGTTGCTTTTGATAAACTTACACTCTATGCCGGGCTCCTGTTTTTGCTTGCCACTCTTATCGCTTTATGTTACAGGATTTACTGTCTTAAAAATTTTGAAGAGAGTAAGTTTAAATGGTTTTATGATAAGGAGTACTTTGTGTCTCTTATCTCATATTCAGGATGGAACCTTTTTGGAAATATAGCAGTTGTAGCTAAAGGGCAAGGAACAAATATGTTGCTTAATATCTTTTTTGGTACTGTAGTAAATGCGGCCTATGGTATTACAATGCAAGTACAAGGAGCTGTAAATACTTTTGTAGTAAGTTTTCAAACGGCAGCAAACCCACAGATATATAAAACTTTTGCGCAAGGAGATATTGCACAGATGCAAAAGCTGATGTTTCAGGTTTCAAAGTTTTCTTATTTTGTGTTGTTTATACTGGTATGCCCCATAATATACAATATTGATTTTATACTAAAATGGTGGCTGGAAAACCCGCCGGTATATGCCAGTATATTTATTACTCTTACGCTGTCTAATCTTTTGATAGAAACGATATCACAAGCACTCATAACAGGTGCGTTAGCAACGGGTAAAATTAAATGGTACCAAATAGTGGTAGGGCTTACACTTTGTCTTAACTTGCCGTTAAACTACATCGTTTTTAAGTTCATTCCAGATCCTGTTATGTATATTTATGTGGCAATTTTACTTTCGGTAGTTACCCTATTCCTTCGATTGAGGTTCTTAAAATCAATGATTAGCCTGGATGTTATGCGTTTTTTTAAGGATGTGCTTTTTCCGGTAATTAGTATAACTGCCATTTGTGGAGGGCTTATTTACCTTCTCTATTATTTTAATATAACATCGGCAAGCTTTCTTGAACTTATTCTGGTAAGCGCCCTTATTGTGGTGTTATGTCTTATAGTTATTGTTCTAGTAGGATTAAAAAAATCAGAAAAAGCAATGATAAAATCATTAATAACCAATAGAATAAAGAAATAA
- a CDS encoding polysaccharide pyruvyl transferase family protein: MKIGTLTLPLHTNYGGNLQAFALMKVLKDMGHEPVLINRRQNEMPGWKLPIVIVKRSIKKYLLGKKGTTIFLESKAKKEFPIISQFTQPFIDKYITPQTEPFYSSQELLNGIEKYNFDAVIVGSDQVWRVPYAPNIEDNFFGFLRGDKTKRISYAASFGTSDWEFSEEQTQNCKKLLQHFDAVSVREQDGVVLSKTKFNVDATHVLDPTMLLTSEDYMKIVGKRTESREGKDLLVYVLDNTQDKDVVIAEISKKYSYNPFRVNTKTEQIDNTGVGLNDLIAPPTEDWLAGFNDAKFVVTDSFHACAFSILFNKPFVVYGNKSRGLARFTSLLAMFGLEDRLIYESGQVTSILAKEIDWNKVNLILEEKREFSRNFLISALK, encoded by the coding sequence ATGAAAATAGGTACTCTAACACTACCATTGCACACAAATTATGGTGGAAACTTACAGGCATTTGCATTAATGAAAGTCTTAAAAGACATGGGGCATGAACCTGTGCTTATAAATAGGAGACAAAATGAAATGCCCGGATGGAAGCTTCCAATTGTTATAGTAAAACGTAGTATAAAAAAATATCTGTTAGGTAAAAAGGGAACTACTATATTTCTTGAAAGCAAAGCTAAAAAAGAGTTTCCAATCATCAGCCAGTTTACACAACCATTCATTGATAAATATATTACACCTCAAACAGAGCCGTTTTATTCATCTCAGGAATTACTAAATGGTATTGAGAAATATAATTTTGATGCGGTAATTGTAGGAAGCGACCAGGTTTGGCGAGTTCCCTATGCACCAAACATAGAAGACAACTTTTTTGGATTTTTGAGAGGAGATAAAACCAAGCGAATCTCTTATGCTGCATCTTTTGGAACCAGTGATTGGGAATTTTCTGAAGAGCAGACACAAAATTGCAAAAAATTATTGCAACATTTTGATGCCGTATCTGTAAGAGAGCAAGATGGCGTTGTTTTGTCTAAAACAAAGTTTAATGTAGATGCTACGCATGTACTGGATCCTACAATGCTGCTTACAAGTGAAGATTATATGAAAATAGTGGGTAAGCGTACTGAGAGCCGCGAAGGTAAAGACCTGCTTGTGTATGTGCTTGATAATACACAGGATAAAGATGTTGTAATTGCTGAAATATCAAAAAAATACAGTTATAATCCATTTAGGGTGAATACTAAAACTGAGCAAATAGATAATACGGGTGTTGGTCTTAATGATTTGATTGCTCCACCTACAGAAGACTGGCTTGCCGGTTTTAATGATGCTAAGTTTGTGGTAACTGATTCTTTTCATGCGTGTGCTTTCTCTATTTTATTTAATAAACCATTTGTAGTTTATGGAAATAAAAGCAGAGGATTAGCGCGTTTTACATCATTGTTGGCCATGTTTGGTCTTGAAGACAGGCTTATTTATGAATCTGGTCAAGTAACAAGTATTCTTGCAAAAGAAATTGACTGGAATAAGGTAAATCTTATCCTGGAAGAAAAGAGAGAGTTTTCTCGTAACTTTTTAATTAGTGCTTTAAAATAA
- a CDS encoding glycosyltransferase family 2 protein: MARLSVIIPVYKVEKYLAATLDSILLQDFKDFEVLLVDDGSPDNCGKMCDEYAAKDARIRVFHKKNGGVSSARNLGLDNASGEWVTFVDSDDTLKKNAFEEINKEIEKNDSDVISFSAYYKVDGTTTTIVSDTVIDDVISAKDNINNLLMWVNPTGPIIWNKIYKRSLLKNCRLDTSVKIGEDILFQISVLLENDQIRVRTNQNPIYEYYIRESSAMSSSSNSSMGLLSGKVKEVLEKYSKFELFKSEFYFFGLVNIYTDLLRLKKGLSIHEYKELYGLISGAHKYGAKYPLQYKTIAAAYFRARWFGNFLMRARRMIIK, translated from the coding sequence ATGGCCAGGCTGAGTGTAATAATTCCTGTTTATAAAGTAGAAAAATATCTGGCAGCCACCCTTGATAGTATCCTGTTGCAGGATTTTAAAGATTTTGAAGTACTTTTAGTAGACGATGGCAGCCCTGATAATTGTGGTAAGATGTGTGATGAATATGCGGCTAAAGATGCACGAATCAGAGTTTTTCATAAAAAGAACGGCGGGGTAAGTTCTGCCAGAAATCTTGGTCTGGACAATGCCTCAGGAGAGTGGGTTACATTTGTAGACAGTGATGATACACTGAAAAAGAATGCCTTTGAAGAGATAAATAAAGAAATAGAAAAAAATGATAGTGATGTAATATCTTTTTCTGCCTATTACAAGGTAGATGGCACTACTACTACAATAGTAAGCGATACCGTTATTGATGATGTAATATCTGCTAAAGATAATATTAATAATTTGTTAATGTGGGTTAATCCTACAGGGCCAATTATTTGGAATAAGATATATAAGAGGAGTTTGTTAAAAAACTGCCGCTTAGATACATCTGTAAAAATTGGAGAAGATATTTTGTTTCAAATTAGTGTTTTGCTTGAAAATGATCAAATCAGGGTAAGGACTAACCAAAATCCGATATATGAATATTATATAAGAGAAAGTTCTGCAATGAGCTCATCATCAAATTCGTCAATGGGTTTGCTGTCGGGTAAAGTAAAGGAAGTACTCGAAAAATATTCCAAATTTGAGTTGTTTAAGAGTGAATTTTATTTCTTTGGATTAGTGAATATTTATACTGATTTGCTGAGGCTAAAAAAAGGACTATCAATACATGAATATAAAGAATTGTATGGCTTGATATCAGGTGCTCATAAATATGGTGCTAAATATCCATTACAGTATAAAACAATTGCAGCGGCATATTTTAGAGCCAGATGGTTTGGTAATTTTCTTATGCGTGCCAGGAGGATGATAATTAAGTAA
- a CDS encoding serine O-acetyltransferase — protein sequence MGLIKYIFQDWKVNSTDKKGRFVLLWFRISYWVTSSKMRKLLFFPVFLFNKYIVHWILGVEIGWRTKIGKNCRIFHGVGLVINSDTIIGENCTFRQGVTIGNKLDKNGIDSASPVIGNNVEFGANACAIGGIKIGNNVVIGAGCIVVKDVPDNSIAVGNPARIIKIT from the coding sequence ATGGGACTTATTAAATATATTTTTCAGGATTGGAAAGTTAACAGCACCGACAAAAAAGGCCGTTTTGTATTACTGTGGTTTCGTATCTCATACTGGGTAACATCCAGTAAAATGAGGAAACTCCTGTTTTTTCCTGTTTTTTTATTTAATAAATATATTGTTCACTGGATTCTTGGAGTAGAAATAGGTTGGCGCACTAAAATTGGCAAAAATTGCCGTATATTTCATGGCGTTGGCCTTGTTATTAATTCTGACACAATAATCGGCGAAAATTGTACTTTTAGGCAGGGAGTTACAATAGGAAACAAACTGGATAAAAATGGAATAGACAGTGCAAGTCCCGTTATTGGAAACAATGTAGAGTTTGGTGCAAACGCGTGTGCAATTGGAGGCATAAAAATAGGCAATAATGTTGTTATTGGTGCAGGCTGTATCGTTGTTAAAGATGTACCGGATAACTCAATAGCTGTAGGAAATCCTGCCAGGATTATAAAGATTACCTAA
- a CDS encoding EpsG family protein, with translation MAPSALAGFRDTGIGTDTVTYADFIFQRVASSNGSFIEFLQAYGKDEFFGIEFGYALLNYVLSLFSDSVNWLYFFTNFAVIIFVYLTAYDNRKKAQMWMVMALYLLLFYNSSLNIMRQSIAVAMALYAFKYIENRQWFKSLLWLVIIYLTHSSGIFFAIFLVIYKISFLKNRRASVWLQVLFLASTSLFFIAFSTVLNLLTVVSDNFSKYDELYSNEGKTVVVKNLILLYVIFLIIIFLLRKYVPKDQLRNTDFYMYLKITGLIFFLTSIISVTTSRVSWYINVLDCIIIPRMLYEFSKKGGRVTELIAIIVVLLALGIWYWNIAFLNAAETYPYKSSILGL, from the coding sequence TTGGCACCCTCGGCTTTAGCCGGATTCAGAGATACTGGTATTGGTACAGATACGGTTACCTATGCTGATTTTATATTTCAAAGAGTTGCAAGTTCTAACGGTAGCTTTATTGAGTTCTTACAGGCATATGGCAAAGACGAATTTTTTGGTATTGAATTTGGATATGCGTTGCTAAACTATGTTTTGTCTTTGTTTTCTGATAGTGTAAACTGGCTGTATTTCTTTACAAATTTTGCAGTTATAATATTTGTATATCTTACAGCTTACGACAACAGGAAAAAGGCTCAGATGTGGATGGTAATGGCTCTGTATTTATTGCTGTTTTATAATTCGAGTCTTAATATAATGCGTCAGTCCATAGCAGTTGCCATGGCCCTTTATGCTTTTAAATATATAGAAAACAGGCAATGGTTTAAATCGTTATTGTGGCTGGTCATAATTTACCTTACACACAGTAGTGGAATTTTCTTTGCTATATTTCTTGTAATTTATAAAATATCATTTTTAAAAAACAGACGCGCATCTGTATGGCTACAAGTACTCTTTTTGGCCAGTACATCATTGTTTTTTATTGCTTTTAGTACCGTTTTGAATTTACTTACTGTTGTGTCTGATAATTTCTCGAAATATGATGAGCTATATTCAAACGAGGGGAAAACGGTTGTAGTTAAGAACCTTATTTTGCTTTATGTTATATTTCTGATTATCATATTTCTTCTAAGAAAATATGTGCCCAAAGACCAATTGAGAAATACTGATTTTTATATGTATTTAAAAATAACAGGGCTCATATTCTTTTTAACGTCTATAATATCGGTTACAACATCAAGGGTTTCATGGTATATAAATGTTTTAGACTGTATAATTATACCAAGGATGCTATATGAGTTCTCTAAAAAAGGGGGGAGAGTTACTGAACTTATAGCTATAATAGTAGTATTACTTGCATTGGGTATATGGTATTGGAATATTGCATTTCTTAATGCAGCTGAAACGTATCCTTATAAATCCAGTATTTTGGGTCTTTAA